A genomic window from Gammaproteobacteria bacterium includes:
- the dnaQ gene encoding DNA polymerase III subunit epsilon — MRQIVLDTETTGLETAQDHRIIEIGCVELLNRRLTGNHFHQYLQPDREIDEGAIEVHGISNEFLIDKPRFEDVVQDFLDYIRGAELIIHNAPFDVGFINHELQRWHPGCEPLESFCTITDTLAMARQLHPGQKNNLDALCKRYDVNNAHRELHGALLDAEILADVYLRITGGQVTLLLDGQAENTEVGAEQGLRRIVSDRPALRVIPASEEELHSHQQRLEAINKSSGGGCVWLLPDEVADAALVDA, encoded by the coding sequence ATGCGGCAAATCGTGTTGGATACGGAAACAACGGGTTTGGAAACGGCTCAAGATCATCGAATTATAGAAATTGGTTGCGTCGAGTTACTCAATCGCCGCTTGACGGGCAATCATTTCCACCAATATTTGCAACCGGATCGGGAGATTGATGAAGGCGCTATTGAGGTTCACGGAATCAGTAATGAGTTCCTGATCGATAAACCGCGGTTTGAAGATGTGGTACAGGACTTTCTGGACTACATCCGGGGAGCTGAGTTAATCATTCATAACGCCCCTTTCGATGTTGGGTTTATCAATCATGAACTGCAACGCTGGCATCCAGGGTGCGAACCTCTGGAGAGTTTCTGTACCATTACCGATACACTTGCTATGGCCAGGCAGTTACATCCCGGACAGAAGAATAACCTGGATGCCTTATGCAAGCGATATGATGTAAACAACGCTCACCGGGAATTACACGGCGCACTGCTTGATGCGGAGATCTTGGCCGATGTCTACTTGCGTATTACCGGGGGCCAGGTTACGTTATTGTTGGATGGGCAGGCAGAAAATACCGAGGTTGGCGCTGAGCAGGGACTTCGACGGATTGTGTCGGATCGGCCGGCGTTAAGGGTAATACCGGCTTCTGAAGAGGAATTACACTCGCATCAACAAAGGTTGGAAGCAATTAACAAAAGCAGTGGCGGGGGTTGTGTTTGGTTGCTGCCCGATGAAGTGGCAGACGCGGCACTTGTTGATGCTTGA